In Rhodopirellula sp. P2, the DNA window CGATGCACAAACTTCTCACCCAGACGTTCCATCATCGGTGCCGCGATGGTCGCGATCAGGTCAGTGCAGCTTCCGACTGGCTCGGCGAGAATGACGTCGGGGCGTTGTCGTTTTTCGAACTCTTCCATCGCGTCGGTCAAACCATCGAAGTTGCAGCAGAAGCAAGACCCTGCGACTTCGTTGACTTCCAACCCTTGGCTCTTCAGCAATTGTGTGTCGACCAAACCGGCGGCTTGATCGTTGGTCACGATGCAAACATGTTTGCCTTCGGATTGCAGCCGTTTTGCCAATCTTGCGATGAGCGTGGTTTTGCCGGCTCCCAGGAAACCGCCGATCATGATGAATTCGATGGGCTGGGACATCCGGGAGTCTCATTGGTTGGTGGCGGGAACTGACTGAGCGCACAATCGATGGCGAGCCTGTGAATCAAACATTCTGACGATTGTTAGAATGTCAGTCAATCATCCGCCAGCCAGTGCTGGGAAGCTGGGCCGGTGTTCGATTCACGATGGGTTCATCGGGCCCATGTCGAGTTGGCAGCATCCGAGGTTCAATGCGGATTGCTTTGCCTTTCCACGACCGGCGAGCAGACCGTCTTTCAGTGAGTAAAAGATGAATTTGCCTTCCCGCTGCGTCTGCACCAAATCGGCGTGAAAGAGGACTCGCAAATGGTGCGAGACGGTACCGATTTCTTGTTCGACCAAGATCGAGAGGTCGGAAACGCTCAGTGGACCGGTCTGCAATGCTCGCACGATTTGCAGTCGCAAGGGGTCGCCGAGTGCCTTCAGATAGACCGCACACTGCGATTCATTCAGTTCGGAGGAGGGGGTGGTCATGGCTGGATTGTAGAGAAAAATGTCACTCGTGATCACTGCTCACCACGAGATTGCTGAGACGGGAGTTCCTGAAAACGACCGCCCGGGTGGTGGCGATCGCCCGTTCATGGCAATCGTGGACCGGTGAACTAGAGTACGTTCATGTCCCTTCTGGAAGCAGCGTCGCCCTTGGAAGCATCCGTCGACCAAGACTTCGACGAACACGTGGAACAGCCAACGCCATCACCGGATTCTCAACGCGGTGTTTTGGAAGGACTGTTTGCGCTGGTGTGCCCGCTGCTGTTGATCCTCGCCGTCGCACTCAATCCGCTGGATCAATCCGACTCGACTCCGGCTGGATCGGCGGGCGCTGGTTTGACGATGGAGGTGGCGATGAAGCTGCTTCTGTCCGGGGCGGTAGGTTTGGTTGCTGTGCTGGGGTGGATGCTGTGCCCGTCGGTTCGTCAGCGTCTCACAAAATTCCCTGGTTGGATTTTGGTGGCTCTGGGCGGAATCTTTTTGGTGACCAGTGCCGCGGCCTTTGGTCCCGCCGCAACGGTGTCACGCGCCGCCGCGATGATCAGTTGCCTTTCCATCGTGTTCATCGCCGTGACGTTGCAGTTTTTATCTCTGCGTCAGACGCTTCAATGCGTGCTGATTGGATTGGTCCTGCACTTGGTGGTGGCGTGGTGCCTGTACCTTGGTGGCGGTGAGACGGCGGTCTACCAAGAAGAGCTTGCCCAGTCTCTGATCATCGAACGCATGGGCAGCACGGCGCATCCCAACTCACTCGGTCGCATCGGCGCGCTAGCGATCTTGGTTTGTCTGGGACTTTGGCGAACAAGAAACCGTCCGCTCACACCCGTCATGATCGCGATGATGGGATTCGTTTTCGCGATCTCCACCGCGACGATGTTTGAATCGATGAGTCGCACAGCGGCCCTCTCGTGTGCGGCAGCCGTCTTGGCCGTGATGATCGATCGGTTGGTCAATCGTCGCGGGTTGGCGCTCGGCCTGTGTGGCGTGATGGGAGTTTGTTTGTTGATGCTGGCGATTGGTTTGATGTCGGAAGGTTCCGACGTGGGCAGCCGAGTGGTCGCCGTTGGCACCAAGACCGGGGACATCGAAGAACTCACGTCCGCAACGGGACGCACGGACATCTGGGCGGAAGCGATTCGCTACATCGCTCAACGACCGCTGACCGGATGGGGACTGAATAGCGCGCCGTTGTTGCTGGAAGACTTTTCGCATCACACGCACAACTTGTTGCTGCACGTGATTTTTTCGGCGGGCATTTTGGCTGGGATTTGTGTCGCTGTGCTCCTCGGATGGACGGTGTACCACGCGGTGACGGTGGTCGATCCAATGTTTCGTGGAATCGCGGCCTACATCTGTGTCTCGGGTTTGTTTGAAGACACCGCGTTTGAAACGTTTCCGTTTGCATCGACCTTGTTGTGGTTGTTGGTGTTGCTGGCAGCATCGGTCGAGACGCCTCGGTCGGATGGGCCCGACGAGGCAACGCTGGAGCATTTGGCCAGCGATCTCAGGCAATGAGGTCTCGAATGACGTGGGCTTCTTCGACGCCGGTGAGTCGTTGGCTGAGGCCTCGGAATTTGAAGGTGAACCGTTCGTGGTCGATTCCCAACAGGTTCAAAACGGTCGCATTCAGATCGCGAATGTGGACGGGGTTCTCGACGATGTTGTACGAAAACTCATCCGTCGTGCCGTAGTCAAAACCGGCTTTCACGCCGCCGCCGGCCATCCAAGTTGTGAAGCAACGACCGTGGTGGTCACGACCTGAACTGGGGTTTTCAAGTTGGCCTTGGCTGTAGACTGTGCGGCCAAACTCGCCGCCCCAGATCACCAGCGTGTCATCGAGCATTCCCAAACGTTTGAGGTCCTGGACCAACGCTGCCGAGGCTTGATCGACATCTTTGCATTGCCGCGGCAATTGGTTGCGAATCGAGATGTGTTGATCCCAACCGCGATGGAACAGTTGAATGAATCGGACCCCACGTTCCGCCATGCGTCGTGCGAGCAAGCAGTTCGCGGCATACGAACCGGGACGCCGGGCGTCTTCACCGTAAAGCTCAAAGGTGGATTCTGGTTCGTCAGAAACGTCGGTCAGCTCAGGCACCGACGTCTGCATGCGGTAAGCCATTTCGTAGGCCTCCATGCGAGCCAGCGTTTCGGGGTCGCCCGTGGCTTCCGAGTGCATTTGGTTCATTCGCCCGAGCGTGTTCAAGAGCTCCCGACGAGAGTCTCGCGAAACGCCGTCGGGGTTCTTGAGGTAGAGCACCGGGTTCGCGCCCGGACGAAGCATCACACCTTGATGGCTGGAGGGCAGGTACCCGCTGCCCCACAATCGTGAAAACAGGGGTTGGCCGGGGTTCTTCCCGCTGCCCTGGCTGAGCAACACCATGTAGGCGGGGAAGTCTTCGTTCTCCGATCCCAAACCATAACTCAGCCAGGCTCCCATCGAGGCATGCCCCATCTGCTGTGATCCCGTGTTGATGTAGGTCACGGCGGGGTCATGGTTGATCGCTTCGGTCCACATCGAACGAACGATCGAGATGTCGTCGGTGATCTCTTGCAGGTGGGGCAACAGATTGCCCACCCAGGTCCCGCGCTCGCCGCATCGCTTGCCGCCCCACAATGGTTGGACGACTGGGAAGCGACTTTGTCGTGATGTCATCCCGGTCAGTCGTTGGCCACCACGAATGGAATCTGGCAAATCGGTGCCGTGCAGTTGTTCCAGTTCCTCTTTGTGATCGAACAAATCAATGTGGCTTGGGCCGCCAGACTGGAACAGGTAGATGACCCGTTTGGCTTTGGGGGCAAAGTGGGGCAAACCGGAGGTGAGATCGGTTTGAATCTGGCCGCCGGAAGAAGCCGCATGAGGATTGGCTTCGGATGCCAACAGATTTCCGAGTGCCATTGCACCGAGGCCCGCCGCGGAGCCGCCGAACAGCGACCGGCGAGTCATCATTTGCGATTGTCGCAATCCGAGTTCGTGAATCAAAGATTGGTTCATGGGAAGATGCGTTTCGAGGTGGTGTGCGTTGGATCGATGAATGGGTTGGAGTCCTGAACGACTTGGTCAAAGTCGAGTCAGTGTTTCGCTTAGGTTCAGCAGCAACGTTGCGACTTGCATCCAGGCCGCGTGCTCGGCGGGTTCCAGTGTTTCCGAGCCAGGTGATTCGCCTACCGAGACAGCCGCCAAAGCATCCTGGGGTGATTGAGCGAAGCGTTCCCGTTCGGTTTCCAACAGCGACAGCACGGCTTCGCGTTCTTCCTCGGTGGGCGTTCGACCGACGACCATGGTGAAAGCCTGATCGATTCGTTCCGCGTCCGTGATCGAAGACCCACTCCGTCCCGGCTCATCCAGATCGGGCTCACTCAACCAACGTGCGGCCAACACTCGGGCGGCTTCGGCGAACTGGGGATCGTTCAATGTCACCAAGGCTTGGATGGGAGTGTTGGTCACCCCGCGGTCCATCGTGCACAGTTCACGGCTGGGGGCATCGAAGGCGGCCATCGCAGGATGCGGGCTGGTTCGTTTGACAAACGTGTACAGGCTGCGTCGATACAGCTTCTCACCGTGGTCTTGCACGAAGACTTGTTTGGTCGCGGGCGTGCTACCGAAGTGGCTGACTTCTTTCCAAAGGGCCGGTGGTTGGTACGGTTGCAAACTGGGGCCGCCAACACGCGGCACCAACAGATCGCTGACCGCGAGAGCTTGATCGCGAATGAATTCGGCTGGTAGACGGAACCGAGGCCCGCGTGCAAGCAAACGATTCTTGGGATCGAGTTCGATTTGTTCTGGTGTGGCCGAGGACTGTTGACGATAGGTCGCACTGCTCACCATTTTGCGGATCAGTTGTTGTTGATTCCAACCGCTTTCAATGAAATGCGTCGCCAGATAATCCAACAGTTCCGGATGGCTGGGGTATTCGCCTTGCGATCCAAAGTCGGCTGATGTTGCTACCAATCCCGTGCCGAAGAACAGCGACCAAATGCGATTGACCGCCACGCGTGATGTCAACGGATGCTGGGGATCAGTCAACCACCGGGCCAAGTCCAATCGGTTGGCCTTCTCCTGGGAGAGTTCTGAATCAGCAAGTTCTGGCAACACCTTGGGAGTGGTTGGGAAAACCCGATCGGTGGGCGAGTCATATTGGCCGCGGTCGAGCACAAATGTCTCGCGAGGTTTCGCGGCGGTGTTCATCACCATGGTTGAGAACGTGCCGGTCAACACCTCGCGACGTTCCTCCAGGTTGCTGATGCGAATTCGCAAAGGTTGGAGCTGATCGCTGGATTCGCGAAAAGTTTCCAGCACACGTTGCCGGGTTGGCTCGTCCCATTCGCTCGGCGAGGTTTGAATCATTTGGGCGAGCGAAACATCCCAGCGGCTGTCGGTGTCATTGCCAGTGAAGGGTTGGATTTGCCACTTGTACGGCGTCGAGTTGCGTTGCCCAAACACCACCAACACGCTGACAAAAGGAGTCACCTTGGGATCAATGGGTTGATCGAATGTCAGGGTCAGATGTTGTTCGGAGTGACCTTCGGCGGGTTGCCACCATCGTTCGTTGCTTTCTTCGCGAATCGATCCCGCCGCATGCCCTTCCGCTTGACTGCTGGCAGTGATTTTTTGAAACGCCAATTGCCGGTGGTAATCGACTTGGTCAGCAGGTTGTTCGGTGGCGGAGACCAGAATCGTCGCGACTTTGGGAACCGCATCCGGGAAGGGTGTCAGCACCAGCGGCGGATCGCTTTTCGTTTGGTCGTCATCGTTTGGTTCTTGCTCGGAGGCTGGCTTCGCCGGGCCGGGCTGTGGAAGGAACGAAATGCGAACTCCTGTGATCGGCGATCCCTCCGCGATTTGGCTGGTCGACAAACGCAACGAATGGCTCATCCCATTCAGGCCACCACTGGGTTGCCCGAGTTTGACGGTGCCATCGAGCTCAAACTCAATGGCACCGCGATGATTGGGAGAGGACACATCGAGCAGTTCAATGGGCACCAACGCAAACTGGTCACCTCGCGATGTTTCTTCCTGACGTTGCGATACCAACCACGATTCCAAGCCTTCGGTGGACTGGTTGAGTTGCTCGCGAAGTTGTTTCAATTCCGCTTCCAGTTGTGGAAGTTCATCGGTCCGCAGCACCGTTTTCGCGGTGATGTTGGGAGCGGCGTTGCGGCCTCCGTCACCGTCCAGCCCGCGGTCTTGCAGTTCGTTGAAGAACGCAAAGAACTGATAGTATTCGTGCTGCGAGATCGGGTCGTATTTGTGGTCATGGCACTGGGCGCATCCCATCGTCAAACCGAGGAACACTTCACTGGTTGTTTTCACTCGATCGGCGACATAGTTCGTGAGGTTTTCCTCCGGGATCGTGCCACCCTCGTGAGTGATCATGTGGTTGCGATTGAAGCCCGTTGCGATCCGTTGCGACTCGGTCGGATTGGGCAGCAAATCACCTGCGAGTTGTTCAGTCAAAAACTGATCAAAAGGCAGGTTGTCGTTGTAGGCCTGAATCACCCAGTCACGCCACAGCCACATGTGACGACCACCATCGATCGAATAGCCATTGGTGTCGGCGTAGCGAGCTTGGTCGAGCCAGGGGAGTGCCATCCGCTCGCCATGATGCGGCGAACTCAACAACCGCGTGATCATTTCTTGGTAGGCGGTTTCACCGTGCAGTTGATAGTCGCGGACGAATGCCTGGACCTCTTCGGGGGTTGGTGGCAAACCGGTCAAGTCAAAGCTCAGTCGACGGATCAACGCTCTCGCTTCGGCTTCCGGTGAGGGTGCCAAACCGGCTTCGGCCAAACGTGCAGCCACAAAGAAATCGATTTCATTGCGAGCCCAGCTTTTGGTGGATTCTTCCTCGGTGAAATCAACCGTTGGAATCTCCGGCACGCTGGGTGGAAGGAACGCCCAGTGGCCCTCGTAGGCGGCGCCTTCTTCGATCCAACGCTTTAGCAATGTCGTTTGCTCCTGCGTCAAAGCCAAGTGGGACTCGGGTGGCGGCATCCGCATGTCGGGATCGTCACTGAGGATGCGTTTCCAGGCCTCGCTGTCTTCCAGGTTGCCGGGCACGATCGGTTGGTAGCCGCCCAGATCGGTCGTGGCACCTTCCAACGTGTCGAGTCGCAGGTCAGCTCGACGCCCCTGTTCGTCTGGGCCGTGGCAGTGAAAGCAGGTTTCCGAGAGGATCGGACGGATGTCACGATTGAACTGCAGCTTGCGATCGGCCGCGGATTCCAATTCGGGAATCGACACGGCGGTCAGCGCGGGGTGGTTCATCGAACCAGAGGAGTTGATCACCTTCCAAGGATTGGGGGGACGCCGATTGGAGGCGTTTTTTGCGTCGATGTGATTGGTGGCCTGTGTCGTTCTGCGATCCACCTCAGGGGCTGAGGTCACGGTTTCGTTGACCATCGCCAAGGCGGAATGATTCGATGCAGGCCATGTTTGCAACCAAATCATGTTGCCAACGACCAACGCGCACGCAGCGGCGCACCACACGAGAAATGGACGCATGCTCGAGTGTTGGGATGTGATCGGCGAAGCCGCGAATGAGCTGTTCAATGCTGGCATGTTGACCCCTGTCTGCGAAATCAATGCCTCGTCCAGTTCACACAGATCGAGGTAGTGATCCAGGGCTTCGTTGTCGGACATCAAGGTCTCGCGCAGTTCGCTGGCTTCCTCGGCCGTCAGTTCATTCGCTGAGTGAGCGGTCAGCAGTTGATCGATTCGTTCCCGGGAACTCATTGGGTTTCCGCCGTTTGTTGAGAAAGGGGATGATCGGAGAGAAGCTCGGCGTCCGTGGAATCGCCTCTTTGTTGGACGCAGCGAACCAAGCGTTGGCGAGCTCGATGAAGGGCTTGGCCGATCGCATTGGCGTTGCGACCCGTCGTTTCAGCCAATTCATTCAATGTCTGGCCGTCCAAGTAAAAACGCTGGATCAGTTCTCGTTGGTGATCAGGGAGTTGATCCAAGCAGTGGCGCAGTCGTTGCCAATTGTTGTGTTGGCGATTTTGTTCGACTCGTTCGCGATGACGTCGTTCAATGACTTCGTGCAATTGATCGTCGACGAGTATCACGGAAGTGGAAGTGGCAAGTTTGCGGGCCTGATTGCGATGATGGTTGCAGGCGATCTGACTCAGCCAGGCGACGAAGTTCGTTCCTTCTTCAAACGCAGTTCGTTTTTCCATCGCGGTGACATTCGCTGATTGCAGCAAGTCCTGCGCAGCGTGGACCGATCCCGTGAGCCTGATCAAATGACCAAGCACGGGACGTTGGGCCTGCTGAAGCAGGTCTTCAAATGCCTTGCACGAACGAGTCAAACCATTGGGTCTCCACTAAGTAATGTTGAGAGCACGCTTCGTTTTACTCGGAATGTTGGGAGATTTGTGAAAATCGTCACGATCCCAACCGGGGCGGTCCAGCGATTATGCTGCTGCTGACAATCCCACCTCCCATCCCTCCCATGGAGAAATTCCCACCATGAAAACACCCCTCCCCACCCGGTTTTTACTAGCCGGAATCGCGATCGCGAGTTGTCTGATGAGCCTGCCAGGCTCGACCGCACAGGCGGAATTGATGATGCCAGCGATTTTCGGCGACTCGATGGTCGTGCAGCGAAACGAGCCCGTTCATATCTGGGGTTGGACCAAACCCGGCCAAGAAGTCAGCGTTCAACTGGGCGATCGCGCCGCCAAAGGCAAAGCCAACGACGAAGGACGATTTGATGTCTCGGTCCCAGCCCTTCCCGCTGGTGGACCCTACGATTTGACGGTCAAGGCGGACGAAACCAAGACCTTCACCGATGTTCTGGTTGGCGAAGTCTGGATCTGCTCGGGGCAATCCAACATGGCTTGGGCAGTGCAAAGTGCCAACGATGGCGATCTGGAATCCCTGACGGCCAACTACCCGCAAATTCGTTTGATCTCCGTGCCAACTGTGGGCACGCAAGAACCTCAGCGAGATTTCAAAGGCAGCTGGACCGCTGCGACACCAGACACCGTCAAAGGCTTTTCCGCGGTCGGTTACTTCTTTGGCCGCCAACTGCACCAAACCTTGGACGTGCCAGTCGGATTGATCGACAACGCCTGGGGTGGATCCGCCGCAGAAGCTTGGATTCCTCGCGATGTGCTGGAAGCCGACGACAAGTACGAATCCTTGCTCGCCGGCTGGGACAAGCGAATGGAAAACTACGACTACGACGCGCTGTTAAAATCGTGGGAAGAGAAGCATCGAAAATGGGTTGCCGACGGCCGCAAAGGCAACGCGCCTCGACGACCACGTGATGACTCCGCCGGAAATCATCGTCCTGCCAACATCTACAACGGTGTCTTGTTGCCAACGATCGGCTACACGATTCGAGGTGCCATCTGGTACCAAGGCGAATCCAATGCCGGACGAGCCTACGAGTACCGCGACTTGTTCCCGCTGATGATTCAAACGTGGCGTGATAAATGGGGCCAAGGTGACTTCCCGTTCTACTGGGTGCAACTGGCTGACTTCCGCTCGGAAGTCAAAGAGCCGACCGACAGCAGTTGGGCTGAACTTCGCGAAGCTCAAACGATGACGATGTCGCGATTGCCAAACTCTGGCGAAGCTGTGATTTTGAACTTGGGCGAATCGGCTGACATTCACCCAAAGAACAAACAGGACGTGGCCAAGCGACTGGCTCGATGGGCACTGGTCAAAGACTACGGCTACGACCTTCCTTACCGCAGCCCGACTTATCGCGAAGCGAAGTTCGAGGGCAACAAAGCGATCATCAAGTTCGATCACGTCGGTGGTGGCTTGGACACGTTTGATGTTCCCGAGCTGATTGGATTCACGATCGCTGGAGAAGATCAGAAGTTTGTTCACGCCAAGGCCAAGATCGTTGGCAAGGACACGATTGAAGTGTCAGCGGATGCGGTCACAAATCCGGCTGCTGTCCGCTATGCGTGGGCCGACAACCCGGTCTGCAATGTGCAAAGCAAAGAAGGCCTGCCGATGACCCCTTTCCGAACCGATGACTGGCCAGGCATCACGCAGCCAAAGGAATGATCCAATCAGAAAACCCTGGACACTGATTCACGTCACCCGTCCGAGCAGCTCGCTCGGGCGGGTTTTTTCGTGCAAAGAACTTCAAACGCCTTCTCGCCGTTGCAGCCAATGACGCCAGTTGTTCGTGTACGCCTCAAGGAATTGATCGGTGGTGGCTGCGTCCCAGGCTTCACGATTCCAGGAGGCGGAGACGCAGATTTGACCCCAGTTGATACAAATCCCCAATGAGACATTCGTCCCCTCGCGGGCTGGGGGCGATCCGAGCGCGTTGCGAAGAGTCGCGTCGCCGATCTGGAGCTGCCCATCGACCTCTGGAAAGAATTTTCTCATCCCTCGCGAAAGATCGCCGGTGTAGGTGAGGACGCTGGTCGTCATCTGCCGGCTGTGACCAATGACCCAGCGCATCAACCGGGGATGCTGAACGGCAGCACTCAAGCCATCCAGGAAATCCATGTGCACGCGGGAATCTTTGATCGCCAGGACTTCCTCGGCGACCTCTTGAACCAACGCATCGACATCACCGCATTGGTCCTTGCGGCGACCCAGGAAAGCAAAACTGAGCCGATTGGAGGCGGGCAAATCCAGGTCTTTTCGTGATCGCAAATCGACTGGCATCATCACTCGGTAGCGGATCGCTTTTCCATCGCCATGCGTCTGTTCCCATTGCTCAAATGTTTGGAACAGCATCGCGATGGCGAGATCATTGACTCGGATCGAAGCGTCGCTGCAAGCTTTTTCAATGGTCGCAGATTCTTCCCTGCTGAACAGAATGTGCCGCAGAGGTTCGCCCAAAGAAGCCTCGTTCGAGACACCGCCTTGTTCCTTGACGGCGGTTGGGGGCTTGGAGAGAACGGCCGGGCGTTGGAAGTGGAAGTAATAGGCATTCCGAATTCGATCCCAGGTGGTCAATTGACGTTTGGGCGGCTTAGAAAGCAGTTCGGTAAAATCATACCTGTCACGAAGACGCTCCGGATTGGGTGCGGATCGCGATGATTTCCGAGACGTTTTTCCGCAGTCAGGATCACCCGTTGCACGCGCATAGCGAGTGAACGTGCCCAAGATCACCTGTCGAATTCCGACGCCGTCACTGCATGCATGATGCACCTGAACATACAAACGGCTGCCTGCTCCTTCGGGCACATACCAGAATCGACAACCTGATTCTTGAAACAGATCGAAGGGTTGTGGCTTGGGATTGCCAGCCGGTCCGGTGGTCAATGGCAGGTCGTCGTTGGTCAGCACTCGCGGTGTGAGATCAGGATCGAAGTGCCAGAACAACCGCTCGCCTTCGCGCACCAATTTGCAGGACAGCAGTGGGTGATCCAGGGCGGTTTCTTTCAGTGCGGTCTGAAGGATTGGCAGTTGCAAAGGCGTTGAAAACTGCAACTCGATGAAATTGACGATGGGACACGATTGCTGTTCGTCCAAGACGAAGAACGTTTCCAGTGGCGTCAGCGGCAATGGAAACAGCGGCTTGGCGGTGTCCTGGGAGGGCATGTCGAAAACCGATGCGTCGAAGAAAAGGGAGCAAATCGCTCAGCAAAACAGGCTACTTCGGTCCCCACCAAATGCAATTTGCGAGTTGGGTTTCTGCTCAGAGCAAATCTCGCAAACTGGTCATTGCAAGCGGTTCCTTCGTTGCAAACGGTTCTCCATATTGTCGATCGATCAGGCGACCCCAGTGAGCGGCATCGTCCCGGAATCGGTCTGTCAGGCTGGGCGGTCCCGGGTCTCGAGCAATGATGAATTGGCTCTCGTAGGCACGGATGGATTCCAGTTTGCGGTCCCATTGTTCCGAAATGTCCACGATCCAGCTGGGTTGCACCGCCAACCGAAGGTGAATGCAGAAGTAGTAGTAGAGGCGTTCAGGATGGTGCCGCGGGCCGGGCATCGGCGTTTTGCTCAGCTTGGCATGAAAGCGAGCCGCTTCGACCAACTGAGTCGCAGCGACGTGGTCCGGGTGTGCGTCATGGAAGTAGGGGGCAAACAACCATCGCGGTCGCAGGCATCGAATGAAGGAGGCGATGTGCTCGCGAGCGGGCAGGGTGGCTTCGACCGCGCGGTTGGTTAACCCCGCGTTGCCCCGCCAAGTCAGCTTCATGATTTCCGATGCGCGAGCGGTTTCGCGGTGGCGAATTTCGAGACTGCCGTGCGGGGTGGGTTCGCCGCTGGTCAGGTCCAACACGCCGACACGCATGCCTTCATCGATCATTCGCATGATCGTTCCGCCCATCCCCAGTTCCGCATCATCGGGGTGAGGAGCAACCACGAGAAAATCCAATGGTTTGATCGTCTCGGGATCGGGGTAGGGATCCGAATTCACGAACTCAGATGAGGTCAGAGATGTCATTGAGGAAGCTCCAGTGCGATGGCTTGGTGTGCATTTCGAACAAGGATCAGGTTGTCGACCACGGTGGGAATGTTCCAGGTCTTGTGTTCCAGAGCAGGGATGCGAATCAGCTCGCGGTAGTCCTCGGGATCAGCAGCGACCAGCACCACTTCCCCGTCCTCGGCTTGAACGACCAAAATATCTTCAACCAAGATCGCTTGTCCTTGCCCAGAACGTTCGCGGCGGGATTGTTCCCACAGACGTTTGCCGGATTCGATTTCAACCGCTTGCAAGGCACCGTTGCTCAAGGCATACGCGATGCCGTTGTGGACCAAAGCGTGATTGAATTTGGTTTTCAGGATTCGCGATGAATGCCAGATTTCATTCACCACGAAGTCGGACGTTTCGGAAGAGGCCGTGTCAGCCGCGGATGGGGTGTCGGCACGCCTGACTTCGATCAACGAACTGCCGCCGCCATAGCCTTTGCCGATCAAGAACTGGTTCTTCCCGGCAGGAATCGCGGCGGCACAGTTCGCACCGGAGTTCGATTTGCCTTCCCAAGGGAACGACCACAGAACTTCGCCCGTGGCAATGTCGTGCCCCGTGATGTCGGCTTCGTTGACCGCGACGATCTGGCGTTTTTCGCCAAGGGTCATGACCATGGGCGACGCATAGCTGATTTGTTGTTCGCCGGCTCGCCAGCGTGTTTCCCCCGTGGCAGCATCCAGTGCAATCAGCGATCGGCCGGCATCCGATTCTGAATCGGGGCCGCCCAGTGGAATCAGGCAGAGGTCGTCGACGATCAGTGGTGATCCTGACCGGCCCCAGGAGATGGCTGCTTCCGAGTCCTCTTGGCTCCAACCCGCGATTTCCAAGAGGTCACGTTGCCAGAGGATTTCGCCGTCGGAGAGGTTCAAACACCAAACGGTTCCCGTGGCACCTTGGGCATAGACCTTTCCAGGGGACAGGTCAGTCGCGGGCATGATGGATGGGGTGGATCGCGGGCCGCCTCCACCGAGTGCTTGAAAATGATTCGCTTCGTGCTCGACCAACCAAAGCAATTGGCCATCGGAAAGTCGATAGGCAGTGACGCATTCCAGCTCACCCCGTTGCTCGAGCGTCACCGCGATGCCATCAGCGACCGCAAACGAGGACCAGCCTTCCCCGATCCCAATGTCCCATCGGCGGGTCACTTGATTGGCGGAAGTGGGAATTGCGAACGGACGTTCCTCCAGAATCCCCGTTCGGTTGTTGCCCAAAAATTCTCGCCACGATCCTTGCGAATCAGACGGATTGGATTCCACCAACGCGTCCTCGGGATTGGCATCGGCCAAGGGGGTCGTTTTGAGGGCGGGTGTGTCCGAGTTTTTGAATCGCCAAGAGAATCGGGGGACCATTTCACCCGAAAAGCTTTCGAATCGAAGGAGAGTGACCGCCGAGAGGATCAAGGCCAGGCAACCAGCCGGCACCCACCACGCTTTCCCCGCCGCCAAACTGGCACGCTGCAATTGGTACAAAACGACCAACAAAGTGATCCCGCCGGCTACCAAACTCTGCAGCAACGCTTTTTGGTAATCGGTTTCGGGGGCTCGTGACTGAATCAGTCCGATCACAATCGCACCTGCGATCAGGGCCACCAAGGCTTTCGAACTGTGTCGGACAACCCTGCCCGCGACGGTGGGCACGGCATTCGCGGTCTCGTACCCTGGAGAGGCCGATTCGTCAGTCGTTGGATCGGGGGGAGGAACGGTCATGGTTG includes these proteins:
- a CDS encoding PSD1 and planctomycete cytochrome C domain-containing protein → MSSRERIDQLLTAHSANELTAEEASELRETLMSDNEALDHYLDLCELDEALISQTGVNMPALNSSFAASPITSQHSSMRPFLVWCAAACALVVGNMIWLQTWPASNHSALAMVNETVTSAPEVDRRTTQATNHIDAKNASNRRPPNPWKVINSSGSMNHPALTAVSIPELESAADRKLQFNRDIRPILSETCFHCHGPDEQGRRADLRLDTLEGATTDLGGYQPIVPGNLEDSEAWKRILSDDPDMRMPPPESHLALTQEQTTLLKRWIEEGAAYEGHWAFLPPSVPEIPTVDFTEEESTKSWARNEIDFFVAARLAEAGLAPSPEAEARALIRRLSFDLTGLPPTPEEVQAFVRDYQLHGETAYQEMITRLLSSPHHGERMALPWLDQARYADTNGYSIDGGRHMWLWRDWVIQAYNDNLPFDQFLTEQLAGDLLPNPTESQRIATGFNRNHMITHEGGTIPEENLTNYVADRVKTTSEVFLGLTMGCAQCHDHKYDPISQHEYYQFFAFFNELQDRGLDGDGGRNAAPNITAKTVLRTDELPQLEAELKQLREQLNQSTEGLESWLVSQRQEETSRGDQFALVPIELLDVSSPNHRGAIEFELDGTVKLGQPSGGLNGMSHSLRLSTSQIAEGSPITGVRISFLPQPGPAKPASEQEPNDDDQTKSDPPLVLTPFPDAVPKVATILVSATEQPADQVDYHRQLAFQKITASSQAEGHAAGSIREESNERWWQPAEGHSEQHLTLTFDQPIDPKVTPFVSVLVVFGQRNSTPYKWQIQPFTGNDTDSRWDVSLAQMIQTSPSEWDEPTRQRVLETFRESSDQLQPLRIRISNLEERREVLTGTFSTMVMNTAAKPRETFVLDRGQYDSPTDRVFPTTPKVLPELADSELSQEKANRLDLARWLTDPQHPLTSRVAVNRIWSLFFGTGLVATSADFGSQGEYPSHPELLDYLATHFIESGWNQQQLIRKMVSSATYRQQSSATPEQIELDPKNRLLARGPRFRLPAEFIRDQALAVSDLLVPRVGGPSLQPYQPPALWKEVSHFGSTPATKQVFVQDHGEKLYRRSLYTFVKRTSPHPAMAAFDAPSRELCTMDRGVTNTPIQALVTLNDPQFAEAARVLAARWLSEPDLDEPGRSGSSITDAERIDQAFTMVVGRTPTEEEREAVLSLLETERERFAQSPQDALAAVSVGESPGSETLEPAEHAAWMQVATLLLNLSETLTRL
- a CDS encoding sigma-70 family RNA polymerase sigma factor, whose protein sequence is MLGHLIRLTGSVHAAQDLLQSANVTAMEKRTAFEEGTNFVAWLSQIACNHHRNQARKLATSTSVILVDDQLHEVIERRHRERVEQNRQHNNWQRLRHCLDQLPDHQRELIQRFYLDGQTLNELAETTGRNANAIGQALHRARQRLVRCVQQRGDSTDAELLSDHPLSQQTAETQ
- a CDS encoding sialate O-acetylesterase, yielding MKTPLPTRFLLAGIAIASCLMSLPGSTAQAELMMPAIFGDSMVVQRNEPVHIWGWTKPGQEVSVQLGDRAAKGKANDEGRFDVSVPALPAGGPYDLTVKADETKTFTDVLVGEVWICSGQSNMAWAVQSANDGDLESLTANYPQIRLISVPTVGTQEPQRDFKGSWTAATPDTVKGFSAVGYFFGRQLHQTLDVPVGLIDNAWGGSAAEAWIPRDVLEADDKYESLLAGWDKRMENYDYDALLKSWEEKHRKWVADGRKGNAPRRPRDDSAGNHRPANIYNGVLLPTIGYTIRGAIWYQGESNAGRAYEYRDLFPLMIQTWRDKWGQGDFPFYWVQLADFRSEVKEPTDSSWAELREAQTMTMSRLPNSGEAVILNLGESADIHPKNKQDVAKRLARWALVKDYGYDLPYRSPTYREAKFEGNKAIIKFDHVGGGLDTFDVPELIGFTIAGEDQKFVHAKAKIVGKDTIEVSADAVTNPAAVRYAWADNPVCNVQSKEGLPMTPFRTDDWPGITQPKE